One stretch of Streptomyces sp. A2-16 DNA includes these proteins:
- a CDS encoding iron chelate uptake ABC transporter family permease subunit: protein MLVDSPPEPRAETAPAPPTRRAIRAFGLLVSVVILALVAVASIAVGAKGLSVEQVWHGLFQDTGTYGDVVVADRLSRTVLGLLAGAALGLSGAVLQALTRNPLADPGLLGINAGASAAVVTAITFFGVTSLSGYVWFAFVGAAAVGALVWFLGGSRGATPVRLALAGTAISAALYGYLQAVMIMDDQALNRMRFWTVGSLSSASNSTIMQVLPFLAVGSLLALALARPLNAMEMGDDTARALGAHLNRTRALAMLSATVLCGAATAACGPIVFVGLMVPHIVRSFTGPDLRWILPYATVLSPVLLLGSDVIGRMVARPAELQVGIVTAIIGGPVFIFLVRRRRTAQL, encoded by the coding sequence GTGTTGGTCGACAGTCCTCCCGAACCGCGCGCGGAGACCGCCCCCGCGCCCCCAACCCGCCGGGCGATACGTGCTTTTGGGCTCCTGGTGTCCGTCGTGATTCTGGCGCTCGTCGCCGTGGCGAGCATCGCGGTCGGGGCGAAAGGGCTGTCCGTGGAACAGGTCTGGCACGGGCTGTTCCAGGACACGGGGACCTACGGCGACGTCGTGGTGGCCGACCGGCTCTCCCGCACCGTCCTCGGACTGCTCGCGGGGGCCGCGCTCGGCCTGTCCGGGGCGGTCCTCCAGGCGCTCACCCGCAATCCGCTGGCCGACCCCGGGCTGCTCGGCATCAACGCGGGCGCGTCCGCCGCGGTGGTCACCGCGATCACCTTCTTCGGCGTCACCTCGCTCAGCGGCTATGTGTGGTTCGCCTTCGTCGGCGCGGCCGCGGTCGGCGCGCTGGTGTGGTTCCTGGGCGGCAGCCGGGGTGCCACCCCGGTGCGGCTCGCGCTGGCCGGCACGGCGATCAGCGCGGCGCTGTACGGCTATCTGCAGGCCGTGATGATCATGGATGACCAGGCGCTCAACAGGATGCGCTTCTGGACGGTCGGTTCGCTGTCCTCGGCGAGCAACTCGACCATCATGCAGGTGCTGCCGTTCCTCGCGGTCGGCTCCCTCCTCGCCCTCGCGCTGGCCCGGCCGCTCAACGCGATGGAGATGGGCGACGACACCGCCAGGGCCCTCGGCGCCCACCTCAACCGCACCCGGGCGCTGGCCATGCTCTCGGCGACCGTGCTGTGCGGGGCCGCGACCGCCGCCTGCGGTCCGATCGTGTTCGTCGGCCTGATGGTGCCGCACATCGTGCGCTCCTTCACCGGACCCGACCTGCGCTGGATCCTGCCGTACGCGACCGTCCTGTCGCCCGTGCTGCTGCTGGGCTCCGACGTGATCGGGCGGATGGTGGCCAGGCCCGCGGAGCTCCAGGTCGGCATCGTCACCGCGATCATCGGCGGGCCGGTCTTCATCTTTCTCGTACGACGGCGGAGGACGGCCCAGCTGTGA
- a CDS encoding iron chelate uptake ABC transporter family permease subunit: MSTNRAIRTPGGLSLRLDVRAVVVVALILLAALTASVLLIGTGDFPIPAGDVLRTLLGNGNAGQEFIVNELRLPRVLVGLLVGASLGLGGALFQAISRNPLGSPDVLGLSQGATAGALTMIVLFSGSAAQVTTGALVGGLVTGLAIYLLAWKQGVHGYRLVLVGIGVSAIVTAVNGYLLTRSTLTEAAQAVVWMTGSLSGRDWAQVWPLLWLCAILVPLVLANARGLRMMEMGDDVSHALGVRVERVRLLLLVAAVLLTAAATAAAGPVSFVALTAPQLARRLTRSPGPNLLPSLCMGATLLVTADWVSQKAFGADQLPVGVVTGVLGGLYLLWLLVTERRAGRI, from the coding sequence GTGAGCACCAACCGTGCCATCAGGACCCCCGGCGGGCTCTCCCTACGGCTGGACGTCCGGGCCGTCGTCGTCGTCGCCCTGATCCTCCTCGCCGCGCTCACCGCGAGCGTGCTGCTGATCGGTACCGGCGACTTCCCGATCCCCGCCGGGGACGTGCTCAGGACGCTGCTCGGCAACGGCAACGCGGGGCAGGAGTTCATCGTCAACGAGCTGCGGCTGCCGAGGGTCCTCGTGGGGCTCCTGGTCGGCGCCTCGCTCGGACTCGGCGGAGCGCTGTTCCAGGCCATCTCCCGCAACCCGCTGGGCAGTCCGGACGTGCTCGGGCTCAGCCAGGGCGCGACGGCCGGGGCGCTCACGATGATCGTGCTGTTCTCCGGGAGCGCGGCCCAGGTCACCACGGGCGCACTCGTGGGCGGTCTGGTCACCGGGCTCGCCATCTATCTGCTCGCCTGGAAGCAGGGCGTGCACGGATACCGGCTGGTCCTGGTCGGGATCGGTGTCTCCGCGATCGTCACCGCGGTCAACGGCTACCTGCTCACCAGGTCCACGCTCACCGAGGCCGCCCAGGCCGTGGTCTGGATGACCGGGTCGCTCAGCGGCCGGGACTGGGCGCAGGTGTGGCCGCTGCTGTGGCTGTGCGCGATCCTCGTCCCGCTGGTCCTCGCCAACGCGCGCGGCCTCAGGATGATGGAGATGGGCGACGACGTCTCCCACGCCCTCGGCGTGCGCGTCGAGCGGGTACGGCTGCTGCTCCTGGTCGCCGCCGTCCTGCTCACCGCCGCCGCCACCGCGGCCGCCGGACCGGTCAGCTTCGTCGCGCTCACCGCCCCGCAGCTGGCCCGCCGCCTCACTCGCTCGCCCGGCCCCAACCTGCTGCCGTCCCTGTGCATGGGCGCCACCCTCCTGGTCACCGCCGACTGGGTCTCCCAGAAGGCCTTCGGCGCCGACCAGCTGCCCGTCGGCGTGGTCACCGGAGTCCTCGGCGGCCTCTACCTGCTGTGGCTCCTGGTCACCGAGCGCAGGGCGGGCCGGATATGA
- a CDS encoding ABC transporter ATP-binding protein produces MSAETVPTSGLNNPRSTVNRLSADTVTLAYDQRVIAEQLSVEIPDNSFTVIVGPNACGKSTLLRALSRMLKPSQGKVLLDGQVIQSMPAKKVARTLGLLPQSSIAPDGITVADLVGRGRYPHQGILRQWSTEDERVVQESMRRTGVAELAERYVDELSGGQRQRVWIAMALAQQTPLLLLDEPTTYLDIQHQIDVLDLCAELHEEQGRTLVAVLHDLNHAARYATHLIALKGGTIVAEGAPNDIVTAELVEEVFGLRCQVIDDPETGTPLVVPAARKARVRVEAGSGTAGATEAS; encoded by the coding sequence ATGAGCGCCGAGACCGTCCCGACCAGCGGACTGAACAACCCGAGGAGCACCGTGAACCGCCTGTCCGCCGACACCGTCACCCTCGCCTACGACCAGCGGGTCATCGCCGAGCAGCTGTCGGTGGAGATACCCGACAACTCCTTCACGGTGATCGTCGGCCCCAACGCGTGCGGCAAGTCCACGCTCCTGCGGGCCCTCTCGCGGATGCTGAAGCCCAGCCAGGGCAAGGTGCTGCTGGACGGGCAGGTCATCCAGTCGATGCCGGCGAAGAAGGTCGCCCGCACCCTGGGTCTGCTCCCGCAGTCCTCCATCGCGCCGGACGGGATCACCGTCGCCGACCTGGTCGGCCGGGGCCGCTACCCGCACCAGGGCATCCTGCGCCAGTGGTCCACCGAGGACGAGCGGGTCGTACAGGAGTCCATGCGGCGGACCGGGGTCGCCGAGCTCGCCGAGCGGTACGTCGACGAGCTGTCCGGAGGTCAGCGGCAGCGGGTGTGGATCGCGATGGCGCTCGCCCAGCAGACCCCGCTGCTGCTCCTGGACGAGCCGACGACCTACCTCGACATCCAGCACCAGATCGACGTCCTCGACCTCTGTGCCGAGCTGCACGAGGAGCAGGGCCGCACCCTGGTCGCCGTCCTGCACGACCTCAACCACGCGGCCCGCTACGCCACGCATCTCATCGCCCTCAAGGGCGGGACGATCGTCGCCGAGGGCGCCCCGAACGACATCGTCACGGCCGAGCTGGTCGAGGAGGTCTTCGGGCTGCGCTGCCAGGTCATCGACGACCCGGAGACGGGGACACCGCTGGTGGTGCCGGCCGCGCGCAAGGCACGCGTGCGCGTGGAGGCCGGCAGCGGGACGGCGGGCGCTACAGAAGCTTCCTGA
- a CDS encoding SCP2 sterol-binding domain-containing protein, whose translation MATTEECRAALEKLSDNMRNAEGDVATAASMDRSVSCRITDLDVTFVGRMTGGRIVVHDTVQGPPKEKAQIRLTMTGDDLVALVNGELNFAKAWGSGRVKLEAGLRDLFQLRKLL comes from the coding sequence ATGGCCACGACCGAGGAGTGCCGCGCCGCACTCGAGAAGCTCTCCGACAACATGCGCAACGCCGAGGGGGACGTCGCCACGGCGGCGTCCATGGACCGCTCGGTGAGCTGCCGCATCACCGACCTCGACGTCACCTTCGTCGGCCGGATGACCGGCGGCCGGATCGTCGTGCACGACACCGTGCAGGGCCCTCCGAAGGAGAAGGCCCAGATCAGACTGACCATGACCGGCGACGACCTGGTGGCGCTGGTGAACGGTGAGCTGAACTTCGCCAAGGCCTGGGGCTCGGGCCGGGTGAAGCTGGAGGCGGGCCTGAGGGACCTGTTCCAGCTCAGGAAGCTTCTGTAG
- a CDS encoding TlyA family RNA methyltransferase, with protein sequence MAGVARRRLDAELVRRKLARSREHASQLIAAGRVTVGKTVATKPATQVETAAAIVVQSDDGDPDYVSRGGHKLAGALQVFVPQGLVVEGRRALDAGASTGGFTDVLLRAGVAHVVAVDVGYGQLAWSLQSDERVTVKDRTNVRELTLEAIDGEPVDLVVGDLSFIPLGLVLPALVRCVKPDADLVMMVKPQFEVGKERLGSGGVVRSTQLRAEAVRGVAEKAGELGLGVKGVTASPLPGPSGNVEYFLWLRAGAPALDPADVDRAVAEGPR encoded by the coding sequence GTGGCAGGAGTCGCACGCCGTCGGCTGGACGCTGAGCTGGTCCGGCGGAAGCTGGCGCGCTCGCGTGAGCACGCCAGCCAGCTGATCGCGGCCGGGCGGGTCACCGTCGGCAAGACCGTCGCGACCAAGCCCGCCACCCAGGTGGAGACCGCGGCGGCGATCGTGGTGCAGAGCGACGACGGCGATCCCGACTACGTGTCCCGCGGCGGGCACAAGCTCGCGGGCGCCCTTCAGGTGTTCGTGCCGCAGGGGCTGGTCGTCGAGGGGCGACGGGCCCTGGACGCCGGCGCCTCCACCGGTGGATTCACCGATGTGCTGCTGCGGGCCGGTGTCGCACACGTGGTCGCCGTCGACGTCGGTTACGGACAACTCGCTTGGTCTCTCCAGAGCGATGAACGCGTCACCGTCAAGGACCGTACGAACGTACGCGAGTTGACGCTCGAAGCGATCGATGGGGAACCAGTGGATCTTGTCGTGGGGGATCTGTCCTTCATCCCGCTCGGACTGGTACTGCCCGCCCTGGTGCGGTGCGTGAAGCCGGACGCCGATCTGGTGATGATGGTGAAGCCGCAGTTCGAGGTGGGGAAGGAACGGCTGGGCAGCGGGGGAGTCGTACGGAGCACGCAGCTGCGGGCGGAGGCCGTGCGAGGAGTGGCCGAGAAGGCGGGGGAACTCGGACTCGGGGTGAAGGGTGTCACGGCCAGTCCGTTGCCCGGACCCTCGGGCAATGTCGAATACTTTCTGTGGCTGCGTGCCGGGGCGCCCGCTCTGGACCCGGCCGACGTTGACCGTGCAGTGGCGGAGGGGCCGCGTTGA
- a CDS encoding NAD kinase, translating to MTPDRARTVFLLAHTGRPAAIRSAELVVKGLLRSDIGVRVLEYEAADLPLPPEVELVKEATPQCLEGCELLIVLGGDGTLLRGAEFARASGVPMLGVNLGSVGFLAEAERDDLDKVVDRVVTKSYEVEERMTVDVVVHRNGDIVHTDWALNEAAVQKAGAEKLLEVVLEIDGRPVTGFGCDGIVLSTPTGSTAYAFSAGGPVVWPEVEALLMVPISAHALFAKPLVTSPNSVLAVELLPHIPPGVLWCDGRRTFELPPGARVEVRRGAVPVRLARLHHASFTDRLVAKFALPVSGWRGAPH from the coding sequence TTGACACCTGACCGAGCTCGTACTGTTTTTCTGCTCGCCCACACGGGACGGCCCGCCGCCATCCGCAGTGCCGAGCTCGTGGTGAAGGGACTGCTGCGCTCCGACATCGGCGTTCGCGTCCTGGAGTACGAGGCCGCGGACCTGCCGCTGCCGCCCGAGGTGGAGCTCGTCAAGGAGGCGACTCCGCAGTGCCTCGAAGGGTGCGAGCTGCTCATCGTGCTCGGCGGTGACGGGACGCTGCTGCGGGGCGCCGAGTTCGCCCGGGCGTCCGGGGTGCCGATGCTCGGCGTCAACCTGGGCAGCGTCGGGTTCCTCGCGGAGGCCGAGCGGGACGATCTCGACAAGGTCGTGGACCGGGTCGTGACCAAGTCCTACGAGGTCGAGGAGCGCATGACGGTCGATGTTGTCGTTCACCGGAACGGGGACATCGTGCACACCGACTGGGCGCTGAACGAGGCGGCCGTGCAGAAGGCAGGCGCGGAGAAGCTCCTCGAGGTCGTGCTGGAGATCGACGGGCGGCCCGTCACCGGGTTCGGATGCGACGGGATCGTGCTGTCCACGCCCACCGGGTCCACGGCGTACGCGTTCTCCGCGGGCGGGCCCGTGGTGTGGCCCGAGGTGGAGGCGCTGCTGATGGTGCCCATCTCCGCGCACGCGCTGTTCGCGAAGCCGTTGGTGACCTCGCCGAACTCCGTGCTGGCCGTGGAGCTTCTGCCCCATATTCCGCCGGGCGTGCTGTGGTGCGACGGGCGGCGGACGTTCGAGTTGCCTCCGGGGGCTCGGGTGGAGGTGCGGCGAGGGGCTGTGCCGGTGCGGCTGGCTCGACTGCATCACGCCTCCTTCACGGATCGGCTGGTGGCGAAGTTCGCGTTGCCGGTCTCCGGATGGCGGGGGGCGCCTCACTAG